The genomic region CCTCAACGATCCCGCTTGCCTTCGGGTTTGACACTACATCCATGGTCACATAGCTTGGTTTTCGCCGATGGCGCGCAAGAAGATCTCCACCACCATCTACATCACGCCCGAACAGGCGGAGCGGCTCAAGCTGCTCAACGAGCGGACCAAGGTCCCGGTGGCGGAGTACATCCGGCAAGGCATCGACCTGGTGCTCGATCAGTACCGTGCAGCGCTGCCGGGTCAGCTTACCCTTGATGATGTGGGCTCGAAGAAGTAACCCTCCGCCATGGCCGACAGAAACCGCGCCGTGATCCTCGGCGCCGCCGGCTTCATCGGAAGCCACCTCACCGACCTCTTCCTGGCGCGCGGCTGGGAGGTGGTGGGGGTGGACAGCCTCATCACCGGCACGCTGCGGAACCTCGAGCACCTGCGCGGCGAGCCCGCGTTCCAGTTCCTCCGGGCCGACATCTGCGAGCCGCTCCACGTGCCGGGGCGGATCGACGCCATCCTCGACTTCGCCTCGCCGGCCTCACCGGTGGACTACCTGCAGCACCCGATGGAGACGCTGCACGTCGGCTCCATCGGCGTCGAGAACGCGCTCAAGCTGGCCCAGCGCGCCGGCGCCCGCTTCCTGCTCTCCTCCACCTCGGAGGTGTACGGCGATCCGGCCGAGCACCCGCAGCGCGAGACCTACTGGGGCAACGTGAACCCCATCGGCCCGCGCGCCGTCTACGACGAGGCGAAGCGCTACGCGGAGGCCATCACCATGGCCTACCACCGGTACGAGAAGGTGGACACCCGCATCGCGCGCATCTTCAACACCTACGGGCCGCGCATGCGGCTCGACGACGGCCGGGTGGTCCCCGCCTTCGTGGCGCAGGCGCTGCGGGGCGAGCCCATCACCATCTTCGGCGACGGCAAGCAGACGCGGAGCTTCTGCTACGTCTCGGACACCGTCGAGGCGATCTGGCGGCTGCTCCACGCCGGCTACCACGAGCCCGTGAACGTGGGGAACCCGCACGAGATGACCGTGCTCGCCTTCGCCGAGTCGGTGCAGCGGCTGGTCGGCTCGCGGTGCGAGCTCGTGCAGCGCCCGCTCCCCACCGACGACCCGCGCATCCGCCGGCCCGACATCACGCGGGCCCGCGAGCTGCTGGGGTGGGAGCCGGCGGTGCCGTTCGACGACGGCATGCGGCGGACCATCCAGTGGTTCCGGGAGCACGTGTAGCCGTCCACGAGGGGGCCATGGGCAGGAAGATCCTCATCACCGGCGGCGCCGGGTTCATCGGATCGAACGTGGCGGATCGCTTCGTCGGGGCCGGCTGGGACGTCGCCGTCATCGACGACCTCAGCTCCGGCAAGCGGGAGAACGTGCCGGCGGCAGCCCGGCTCTACCCCTGCGACGTGCGCAGCGCGGCGGCGGCCGAGGCCATCCGCAAGGAGCGGCCCGACGTGGTGGCGCACCTCGCGGCGCAGATCGACGTGCGCAAG from Anaeromyxobacter paludicola harbors:
- a CDS encoding ribbon-helix-helix domain-containing protein, with product MARKKISTTIYITPEQAERLKLLNERTKVPVAEYIRQGIDLVLDQYRAALPGQLTLDDVGSKK
- a CDS encoding UDP-glucuronic acid decarboxylase family protein; this encodes MADRNRAVILGAAGFIGSHLTDLFLARGWEVVGVDSLITGTLRNLEHLRGEPAFQFLRADICEPLHVPGRIDAILDFASPASPVDYLQHPMETLHVGSIGVENALKLAQRAGARFLLSSTSEVYGDPAEHPQRETYWGNVNPIGPRAVYDEAKRYAEAITMAYHRYEKVDTRIARIFNTYGPRMRLDDGRVVPAFVAQALRGEPITIFGDGKQTRSFCYVSDTVEAIWRLLHAGYHEPVNVGNPHEMTVLAFAESVQRLVGSRCELVQRPLPTDDPRIRRPDITRARELLGWEPAVPFDDGMRRTIQWFREHV